A stretch of Patescibacteria group bacterium DNA encodes these proteins:
- a CDS encoding V-type ATP synthase subunit A, giving the protein MQEGFIKKISGPLVIGKKMTGVKMYDLAKVSEKKLIGEIIKIEGDEAAIQVYEETAGLGPGEPIYLEGKPLTVELGPGLISSIYDGIQRPLNLMREEFGDYISRGIELPALERNKKWDFQPKVKKGEEVEAGDILGSVQETSLVEHRIMVPPNIKGKIKEIKKGKFTVEEVIALIETKKGIREITMKQEWPIRQARPVKARIMPKEPLVTGQRVIDTFFPVAKGGTACVPGPFGSGKTVVQHQLAKWADAEIIIFIGCGERGNEMADVLLEFPHLLDPRSGEPLMKRTVLIANTSNMPVAAREASIYTGITIAEYFRDMGYKVALMADSTSRWAEALREVSGRLEEMPGEEGYPAYLGSRTAGFYERAGEVICLGKEERIGSLAIIGAVSPPGGDFSEPVTQNTLRVTKVFWALDDNLASQRHFPALNWLTSYSLYTQDLDDFLKKEIASDFPLLRTKAMDILQEEAKLQEIVRLVGVESLSEKDQLTLLTAKSIREDFLQQNAFDEIDTYTSLKKQYLMLKTIITFHEVANKRLIEGKPFLEISSSPLREKIAKIKFISEKELEKIEDLIDEIENL; this is encoded by the coding sequence ATGCAAGAAGGTTTTATCAAAAAAATTTCTGGTCCATTAGTCATTGGTAAAAAGATGACTGGTGTGAAAATGTATGATTTAGCCAAAGTTTCTGAGAAAAAATTAATTGGCGAAATTATTAAAATCGAAGGTGACGAAGCGGCAATTCAGGTTTACGAAGAAACCGCTGGCTTAGGGCCAGGTGAACCAATTTATCTTGAGGGCAAGCCTTTAACTGTCGAACTCGGTCCTGGCTTAATTAGCTCAATCTATGACGGTATTCAAAGACCGTTAAATTTAATGCGAGAAGAATTTGGTGACTATATTAGTCGAGGCATTGAATTACCAGCTCTTGAGAGAAATAAAAAATGGGATTTTCAACCAAAAGTTAAAAAGGGAGAAGAGGTTGAGGCCGGAGATATTTTAGGTAGCGTTCAGGAGACAAGTTTAGTTGAACATCGGATTATGGTTCCACCAAACATTAAAGGAAAAATCAAAGAAATTAAAAAAGGAAAATTTACCGTCGAAGAGGTTATTGCTTTAATTGAGACAAAAAAAGGAATAAGAGAAATAACAATGAAGCAAGAATGGCCAATTCGTCAAGCTAGACCAGTTAAAGCAAGAATAATGCCAAAGGAGCCATTGGTGACCGGCCAGCGAGTGATTGACACTTTTTTCCCGGTGGCGAAAGGGGGAACGGCCTGTGTGCCTGGACCATTTGGCAGCGGTAAAACCGTTGTTCAACATCAATTAGCCAAATGGGCTGATGCCGAAATTATTATTTTTATTGGCTGTGGTGAAAGAGGTAATGAAATGGCTGATGTCTTGTTAGAATTTCCTCATCTTCTTGATCCAAGATCGGGTGAGCCTTTAATGAAAAGAACCGTTTTAATTGCCAATACTTCAAATATGCCAGTGGCAGCTCGCGAAGCTTCAATTTATACCGGTATTACCATCGCTGAATATTTTCGCGATATGGGTTATAAAGTGGCTTTAATGGCTGATTCAACTTCTCGTTGGGCTGAGGCCTTAAGAGAAGTTTCTGGTCGTTTAGAAGAAATGCCGGGTGAAGAAGGCTATCCCGCTTATTTAGGTTCCAGAACAGCTGGTTTTTATGAAAGGGCCGGTGAAGTTATCTGTTTAGGCAAGGAAGAAAGAATTGGTTCCTTAGCCATCATTGGCGCCGTTTCGCCACCTGGTGGGGATTTTTCTGAACCAGTCACCCAGAATACCTTGCGCGTCACCAAAGTTTTCTGGGCCCTTGATGATAATTTAGCTAGTCAAAGACATTTTCCAGCTCTTAATTGGTTAACCAGCTACTCTCTCTATACCCAAGATCTTGATGATTTTTTGAAAAAAGAAATTGCTTCTGATTTTCCTCTTTTAAGGACAAAGGCGATGGATATTTTACAAGAAGAAGCGAAGCTTCAAGAAATTGTTAGATTGGTTGGTGTTGAATCATTATCTGAAAAAGACCAGTTAACACTTTTAACCGCTAAATCAATTCGCGAGGATTTTCTTCAACAAAATGCTTTTGACGAGATTGATACTTATACTTCTTTAAAGAAACAGTATCTGATGCTGAAAACAATTATTACCTTTCATGAAGTAGCCAATAAAAGATTAATTGAAGGAAAGCCATTTTTAGAAATTTCTTCTTCTCCTCTGCGCGAGAAAATAGCGAAAATAAAATTTATCTCAGAAAAAGAACTTGAGAAAATCGAAGATTTAATTGATGAAATAGAAAATTTATAA
- a CDS encoding V-type ATP synthase subunit K produces the protein MELGLALAILGAVLAAALAGIGSALGVRIVGEVAAGLVSEDPEKFGKVLLLQALPGTQGIYGFLGAIMSLQKVGLLGGQMPTISLEVGWQILFACLPVGVVGLISAIMQGRVAAAGVHVVAKKPGESGKPVIMAAMVETYAVLGLLVTILLLNGIKVS, from the coding sequence ATGGAATTAGGATTAGCTTTAGCCATTTTAGGAGCAGTTTTGGCCGCCGCTTTAGCTGGCATTGGATCAGCTTTAGGGGTAAGAATTGTTGGCGAAGTAGCGGCTGGTTTAGTTTCAGAAGACCCAGAAAAATTTGGTAAGGTTCTCTTACTTCAGGCTTTGCCAGGTACTCAAGGTATTTACGGATTTTTGGGCGCCATTATGTCTTTACAAAAAGTTGGACTTTTAGGGGGACAGATGCCAACTATTTCTTTAGAGGTTGGTTGGCAGATTCTTTTTGCCTGTTTGCCGGTTGGAGTGGTTGGTTTAATTTCTGCCATTATGCAGGGAAGGGTTGCTGCCGCTGGCGTCCATGTCGTTGCCAAAAAACCCGGCGAATCAGGTAAGCCAGTCATTATGGCGGCTATGGTTGAGACTTATGCCGTTTTAGGCTTACTAGTAACAATTTTATTGCTTAACGGTATTAAAGTGAGTTAA
- the rfbD gene encoding dTDP-4-dehydrorhamnose reductase has translation MWKDKNKILILGAKGMLGSDLSFVFKKDKPICWHRKNLDITDQKEVEKKIKRLKPKIVINATAYTNVEKAEKEFVKAKKINATAVKSLAKICAEIGALFIHYSTDYVFDGKKKKGYRENDRPKNPVNKYGLSKLFGEQAILNLKFQNPNFKFYLLRTFWLFGSYVEPKKHKNFVQTILKLAKEKKELKVINDQFGKPTYTFDLAQATKELLSSQRPAGIYHLTNEGITTWYKLAKEIIKIKKLKIKILPCQTLEYKTLAKRPRYSILLNTKFKRLRNWKLALRDYLKNC, from the coding sequence ATGTGGAAAGATAAGAATAAAATTTTAATTCTTGGCGCCAAAGGTATGTTAGGCTCTGACCTTTCTTTTGTTTTTAAAAAAGACAAGCCAATTTGTTGGCATCGCAAAAATTTAGATATTACCGATCAAAAAGAAGTTGAGAAAAAAATTAAGAGATTGAAACCAAAAATTGTTATTAACGCAACTGCTTATACTAATGTGGAAAAAGCAGAAAAAGAGTTTGTCAAAGCAAAAAAAATTAATGCCACGGCAGTGAAGTCTTTAGCTAAAATTTGTGCCGAGATTGGTGCCCTTTTTATTCATTATTCAACGGATTATGTTTTTGATGGGAAAAAGAAAAAAGGATATCGAGAAAATGATAGACCAAAGAATCCAGTGAATAAATACGGTCTGTCAAAATTATTCGGCGAGCAAGCAATTTTAAATCTCAAATTTCAAAATCCAAACTTTAAATTTTATCTTCTCAGAACTTTCTGGCTTTTTGGATCGTATGTTGAGCCAAAAAAACACAAAAATTTTGTTCAGACTATTTTAAAATTGGCTAAAGAAAAAAAAGAATTGAAGGTCATCAATGATCAGTTTGGTAAGCCAACCTATACTTTTGATTTGGCCCAAGCAACTAAGGAATTATTGTCGAGCCAAAGACCAGCCGGTATTTACCATTTAACTAATGAAGGAATCACTACTTGGTATAAATTGGCTAAAGAAATTATTAAAATAAAAAAACTTAAAATAAAAATTTTACCTTGTCAGACTTTAGAATATAAAACTCTTGCCAAAAGACCCAGATATAGTATACTGCTTAATACAAAGTTTAAAAGATTAAGAAATTGGAAATTAGCACTTAGGGATTATCTAAAAAATTGTTAA
- a CDS encoding V-type ATP synthase subunit E, with product MALDDILKKIKKETEEKIKEIEERNREEVRKLEEKYRAEIEKRKSEILAETEAEVQKRIQQTQIRLNLETKNLLLQKKQEILDNIYQEVLDELSNLSDSDYQKLILNLLKRCPERGEIIPAQNRERVTEKAIAESKKKFHLAKKSLAIKGGFIFSSENLEIDNSFENLIKIIREKTEIEVSKILFG from the coding sequence ATGGCTTTAGATGACATCTTAAAAAAAATTAAAAAAGAAACAGAAGAAAAAATCAAAGAAATTGAAGAAAGGAACAGAGAAGAGGTTAGAAAACTTGAAGAAAAATATCGGGCCGAGATTGAGAAAAGAAAGAGCGAAATTTTGGCCGAAACGGAAGCCGAGGTGCAAAAGAGAATTCAACAGACCCAAATCCGTCTTAATTTAGAGACAAAAAATTTACTTTTACAAAAGAAGCAAGAAATTTTAGATAACATTTATCAAGAGGTTTTAGACGAATTATCAAATCTTAGCGACTCTGACTATCAGAAGTTAATTTTGAATTTACTGAAAAGATGTCCAGAGAGAGGCGAGATTATACCGGCTCAAAATAGAGAGAGGGTTACCGAAAAAGCTATTGCCGAAAGTAAAAAGAAATTTCATCTTGCTAAAAAATCATTAGCGATAAAGGGTGGCTTTATCTTCTCTTCTGAAAACTTAGAGATTGATAATAGTTTTGAAAATTTAATCAAAATTATTAGAGAAAAAACAGAGATAGAAGTCAGCAAAATTCTATTTGGATAA
- a CDS encoding sugar phosphate nucleotidyltransferase, with product MKGVILAGGLGTRLAPLTRVTNKHLLPVYKKPMIYYPLETLVKAGITEIMIVTGGESPGDFLKLLKNGKEFGLKEIHFAYQEGSGGIAAALSLAEDFADNQKIVVILGDNIIEDDISSFVKKYQKQEFKIQGRKVGGAKIFLKKVPDPERFGVAEIKGNKVISIEEKPKKPKSNYAVTGLYMYDQQVFRIIKTLKPSERGELEITDVNNFYLRQGTLTHEILKGFWTDAGTFDSLFRATILVAKKEGKIIEF from the coding sequence ATGAAAGGAGTTATTCTTGCTGGCGGGTTAGGTACGCGATTAGCGCCTTTAACCCGGGTTACTAACAAACATCTTTTGCCGGTTTATAAAAAACCAATGATTTATTATCCATTGGAGACTTTAGTTAAGGCTGGTATTACGGAAATTATGATTGTTACTGGCGGCGAATCGCCAGGTGATTTTTTAAAACTTTTAAAAAACGGCAAAGAATTTGGTTTAAAAGAAATCCATTTTGCTTATCAAGAAGGCTCGGGTGGTATTGCTGCCGCTTTGAGTTTGGCTGAAGATTTTGCTGACAATCAAAAAATTGTCGTTATTTTAGGCGACAACATTATTGAAGACGATATTTCAAGTTTTGTTAAAAAATATCAGAAACAGGAGTTTAAAATTCAAGGCAGAAAAGTTGGTGGAGCAAAAATTTTTTTAAAAAAAGTACCCGATCCGGAACGCTTCGGGGTAGCAGAAATAAAAGGTAATAAAGTCATTAGTATCGAAGAAAAACCAAAAAAACCGAAATCAAATTATGCAGTGACTGGTCTTTATATGTATGATCAACAAGTTTTTAGGATAATTAAGACCTTAAAACCATCAGAACGAGGCGAGTTAGAAATTACTGATGTCAATAATTTTTATCTTCGGCAAGGAACATTAACCCATGAAATTTTGAAAGGTTTTTGGACTGACGCTGGCACCTTTGACTCTCTATTTAGGGCGACAATTTTGGTGGCCAAAAAAGAAGGTAAAATTATTGAATTTTAA
- a CDS encoding V-type ATP synthase subunit D — translation MRLTINPTRMELLRLKKRKELASYGYKLLKEKRDSLMREFLKIIKETRLLTEKIEKEIQLALKSFVFASVETRPEVLEEAFATSSKKIKLTLTTKNIMNVTIPDFQFQEEGDCFCYSLVFSSIELDNFLKIFSALLNDILKLAELENSAHLLSLEIEKTRRRVNALEYVYLPSIVETIKYITRKLDEQERSAIISLMKIKEKIK, via the coding sequence ATGAGACTCACCATCAACCCAACCCGCATGGAGCTTCTAAGGCTCAAAAAAAGAAAAGAGCTCGCTTCTTATGGTTATAAACTTTTAAAAGAAAAAAGAGACTCTCTGATGAGAGAATTTTTAAAAATCATTAAAGAGACGCGGTTGTTAACAGAAAAAATAGAAAAAGAAATTCAGCTCGCTTTAAAAAGTTTTGTTTTTGCTTCCGTTGAAACAAGGCCGGAGGTTTTAGAAGAGGCATTTGCTACTTCATCAAAGAAAATAAAATTAACCTTAACGACTAAAAATATTATGAATGTGACCATTCCTGATTTTCAGTTTCAAGAGGAAGGCGATTGTTTTTGTTATTCTTTAGTTTTTTCTAGTATTGAACTTGATAATTTTTTGAAAATTTTTTCTGCATTACTAAATGATATTTTAAAATTAGCCGAATTGGAAAATTCGGCTCATTTACTTTCTTTAGAAATTGAAAAAACTCGTCGCCGGGTTAATGCTTTAGAATATGTTTATCTACCCTCAATTGTCGAAACAATTAAATATATTACTCGAAAACTTGACGAACAAGAAAGAAGCGCCATCATTTCTTTAATGAAAATAAAAGAGAAAATAAAATGA
- a CDS encoding V-type ATP synthase subunit B, translating into MLRSYKTIKEIAGPLLIVQGVERVTYQELVEVELPNGEIRRGRVLEVDEDKAIIQMFEETRGISLEGSKAKFLGKTMEIDVAEEMLGRIFSGSGLPIDGGPKIIPEARLDINGAPINPEARDYPNEFIQTGISSIDAMNPLVRGQKLPIFSGAGLPHLEIAAQIARQAKLIKGGEKFAVVFGAMGITFEEAEYFIKDFKETGAIERAVLFVNLADDPVIERITLPRIALTTAEYFAFEKEMHVLVILIDMTHYCEALREISAARKEVPARRGYPGYMYSDLATLYERAGRLKNKKGSITQIPILSMPEDDKTHPIPDLTGYITEGQIILSRELHRKGIYPPVDVLPSLSRLKDKGIGEGKTREDHPGISNQLFSAYAQGKQARELATILGEAALTELDQKYLKFAQEFENRFIRQGLYEDRTIFETLDLAWQLLAILPRQELKRIKDVYINKYLSRIS; encoded by the coding sequence ATGCTTAGGTCATACAAAACAATCAAAGAAATTGCCGGACCACTTTTAATTGTCCAAGGAGTAGAAAGAGTTACTTATCAGGAGCTGGTTGAGGTTGAATTGCCTAACGGCGAAATTCGACGCGGTCGCGTTTTGGAAGTTGATGAAGACAAAGCCATTATTCAGATGTTTGAAGAAACAAGAGGTATTTCTCTCGAAGGCTCAAAAGCAAAATTTTTAGGTAAAACCATGGAAATTGATGTGGCGGAAGAAATGTTGGGTCGAATTTTTTCTGGTTCCGGTTTACCAATTGACGGTGGTCCAAAAATTATTCCTGAAGCGAGGTTAGACATTAATGGTGCACCGATTAATCCTGAGGCAAGAGATTATCCTAATGAATTCATTCAAACCGGTATTTCTTCAATTGATGCTATGAATCCTTTGGTTCGTGGTCAAAAATTGCCGATTTTTTCTGGAGCTGGTTTACCTCACCTAGAAATTGCAGCACAAATTGCTCGTCAAGCTAAACTGATTAAAGGCGGAGAGAAATTTGCTGTTGTTTTTGGTGCTATGGGTATTACTTTTGAAGAGGCTGAATATTTTATTAAAGATTTCAAAGAAACCGGGGCGATAGAAAGGGCTGTTTTATTTGTCAACTTGGCTGATGACCCAGTTATTGAAAGAATTACTTTGCCGAGAATTGCTTTAACCACGGCTGAATATTTTGCTTTTGAAAAGGAGATGCATGTTTTGGTTATTTTGATTGATATGACTCACTATTGTGAAGCATTGCGAGAAATCTCTGCCGCCAGAAAAGAGGTCCCAGCCAGACGCGGTTACCCCGGTTATATGTATTCGGATTTAGCTACTCTTTACGAAAGAGCTGGTCGTTTAAAAAATAAAAAGGGCTCTATCACCCAGATTCCCATTCTCTCAATGCCAGAAGATGATAAGACCCATCCTATTCCTGACTTAACTGGTTATATTACCGAAGGTCAGATTATTCTTTCTCGCGAACTTCATCGGAAGGGTATTTATCCACCAGTTGATGTTTTACCCTCACTTTCAAGATTGAAAGACAAGGGTATTGGTGAAGGAAAAACAAGAGAAGATCATCCAGGCATTTCTAATCAACTTTTTTCTGCCTATGCCCAGGGAAAACAAGCCAGAGAATTGGCAACTATTTTAGGTGAAGCAGCTTTGACAGAATTAGACCAAAAATACTTAAAATTTGCTCAAGAATTTGAAAATCGGTTTATCAGGCAAGGTTTATACGAAGATCGAACGATTTTTGAGACATTAGATTTGGCTTGGCAACTTTTAGCCATCTTACCGAGACAGGAATTGAAAAGAATCAAAGATGTTTATATCAATAAATATTTATCTCGCATCAGCTAA
- the murA gene encoding UDP-N-acetylglucosamine 1-carboxyvinyltransferase, whose product MAKFIIEGNRPLEGEIAVSGAKNAALKIFPLALITRGKIRLINVPEIEDCRRAEELLIALGGEVKRLKRGVFEISFKRLTSTNLPVDLVSKFRASIMFVGPLLASYGKVRFPHPGGCVIGAASRPIDMFLEGFKKMGAEVKISEKYYSLKAKKLKGTKIFFPKITVTGTESLMMTACLAEGTTILKNCAMEPEIVALSEYLKRAGAKIEGAGTPTIKIKGVKELKGGECKIIPDRIEAGTMAILAAASNQGEILIKNCCPEHLESLWSLFDRIGVNYQLSKNTIKISPSRKLIAQDMTTHEYPGFPTDLQSAYTVLMTQAEGLSLIHETIYDRRLLFTDLLSQMGAQIVMADPHRVVVTGPTKLYGRKLISPDLRAGMALLIAALIAQGTTEIDNIYQIDRGYERIDEKLIKLGAKIKRIEE is encoded by the coding sequence ATGGCTAAGTTTATTATTGAAGGCAATAGACCTTTAGAAGGGGAAATTGCTGTTTCTGGAGCAAAAAACGCTGCTTTAAAAATCTTCCCCCTTGCTTTAATTACTCGAGGAAAAATCCGCCTGATCAACGTGCCAGAAATAGAAGACTGTCGGAGAGCTGAAGAATTGTTAATAGCCCTTGGTGGCGAAGTAAAAAGACTCAAAAGGGGAGTTTTTGAAATTAGTTTTAAGAGGCTAACATCAACGAATTTACCGGTTGATTTAGTAAGTAAATTCCGTGCCTCGATTATGTTTGTTGGTCCACTCTTGGCTTCCTATGGTAAGGTTCGCTTTCCTCATCCTGGTGGCTGTGTCATTGGCGCTGCCAGTCGGCCAATCGATATGTTTTTAGAAGGTTTTAAAAAGATGGGCGCAGAAGTTAAAATTTCTGAAAAATATTATAGCCTAAAAGCAAAAAAATTAAAAGGAACAAAAATTTTCTTTCCTAAAATTACCGTAACCGGCACAGAAAGTTTAATGATGACCGCTTGCTTAGCCGAAGGCACGACCATCTTAAAAAATTGTGCCATGGAACCAGAAATTGTGGCTTTGTCTGAATATCTAAAAAGAGCCGGAGCGAAAATTGAGGGAGCGGGTACCCCAACTATTAAAATCAAAGGAGTTAAAGAACTAAAGGGTGGGGAATGCAAAATTATTCCCGATCGAATTGAAGCAGGAACAATGGCAATTTTAGCTGCCGCCTCTAATCAAGGTGAGATTTTAATCAAAAATTGTTGTCCTGAACACCTTGAATCTCTTTGGTCGTTATTTGATCGAATCGGCGTTAATTATCAACTTAGTAAAAATACTATTAAAATTTCACCAAGCAGAAAATTAATTGCTCAAGATATGACGACCCACGAATATCCTGGCTTTCCTACCGACCTTCAATCAGCCTACACCGTCTTAATGACTCAGGCTGAAGGCTTAAGTTTGATTCATGAGACAATTTATGACCGACGATTGCTTTTTACCGACCTCTTAAGTCAAATGGGGGCGCAGATTGTTATGGCTGATCCTCACCGAGTGGTTGTCACTGGTCCAACTAAACTCTATGGCCGGAAATTAATCAGCCCTGATTTACGAGCGGGGATGGCTCTTTTAATCGCAGCTTTAATTGCTCAGGGGACAACGGAAATTGACAATATCTATCAAATAGATCGTGGCTATGAGAGAATAGATGAGAAATTGATAAAACTAGGAGCAAAAATTAAACGAATTGAAGAATAA
- a CDS encoding V-type ATP synthase subunit F (produces ATP from ADP in the presence of a proton gradient across the membrane; the F subunit is part of the catalytic core of the ATP synthase complex), with protein sequence MEYKIGIIGHKDVIFGFKAFNLEIFPITNLEEGKEAIKKISQDNFAIVFITEDWEEKLEEELLPLKTSTIPAVVSLPTHLGSTGYGLRELKKIVEKAVGSDILFQNKK encoded by the coding sequence ATGGAATATAAAATTGGTATTATTGGTCATAAAGATGTCATTTTTGGTTTCAAAGCTTTTAATTTAGAAATTTTTCCCATTACTAATTTGGAAGAAGGAAAAGAAGCAATCAAAAAAATTAGTCAAGATAATTTTGCCATTGTTTTTATCACTGAGGATTGGGAAGAAAAATTGGAAGAAGAACTGTTGCCTTTAAAAACATCAACTATTCCGGCCGTCGTTTCTTTACCAACCCATTTAGGTAGCACCGGATATGGTTTAAGAGAGTTAAAGAAAATTGTCGAAAAAGCCGTTGGCAGTGATATACTTTTTCAAAATAAAAAATAA
- a CDS encoding V-type ATPase subunit: MNISNYTFATGKIRYLETKLLDRVDLERMLGAPDLATAFKVFYDTDYAEHLFEKKPEEFEQVISDDLLENKKLLWQIVPDKDLIKFLLLEYDFHNLKVIFKEKLFNKDLDYLLLPFGFFEPTILKKIILQEEKIKIDEEIQTFITQANQFFHQQPLPYQIEFFFDREYFSLLKKIAKRLKNQFLIDFVNLKIDLTNLRIFLRLKNLGKEIEFLKEALISSGRIKTDDFINFYHQDLEIALEYFSKIVPPSLAKYFLEYLREKKPWLLEKRFFEAEIEYLRKAKYIAYGPEVVVAYFYAKKNANKNVRLIMSGKLNKVEADLLKERVEIY; this comes from the coding sequence ATGAACATTTCAAATTATACTTTTGCTACCGGTAAAATTAGATACCTGGAAACAAAATTACTTGATCGAGTAGATTTGGAAAGAATGTTGGGGGCACCAGATCTAGCAACAGCCTTCAAGGTTTTTTATGACACCGACTACGCCGAACATCTTTTTGAAAAAAAGCCGGAAGAATTTGAACAAGTCATCTCAGATGATTTACTGGAGAATAAAAAATTATTATGGCAAATTGTTCCTGACAAAGACTTGATAAAATTTCTCCTTTTAGAATACGACTTCCATAATTTAAAAGTGATTTTCAAAGAAAAATTATTTAACAAAGATTTAGATTACTTACTTCTTCCTTTTGGTTTTTTTGAACCAACAATTTTAAAAAAAATCATTCTTCAAGAAGAAAAAATAAAAATTGATGAAGAAATTCAAACTTTTATTACTCAAGCTAATCAATTCTTTCATCAACAGCCATTACCCTATCAAATAGAATTTTTCTTTGATCGAGAATACTTTTCTCTTTTAAAAAAAATAGCCAAAAGACTTAAAAATCAGTTTTTAATTGACTTTGTTAATTTAAAAATTGATTTAACAAATCTGAGAATTTTTTTACGATTAAAAAATTTAGGAAAGGAGATTGAATTTTTAAAAGAAGCTTTAATTAGCTCCGGCCGAATTAAAACTGACGACTTTATCAATTTTTATCACCAAGATTTAGAAATTGCCCTTGAATATTTTAGTAAAATTGTCCCCCCTTCTTTAGCCAAGTATTTTTTAGAATATTTAAGAGAAAAAAAACCCTGGTTATTAGAAAAAAGATTTTTTGAAGCAGAGATTGAATATTTAAGAAAAGCAAAATACATTGCCTATGGTCCAGAAGTAGTGGTTGCCTATTTTTATGCTAAAAAGAATGCCAACAAAAATGTTAGATTAATTATGAGCGGTAAATTAAATAAAGTCGAAGCGGATTTATTAAAAGAAAGGGTAGAAATATATTAA